In Crinalium epipsammum PCC 9333, the following are encoded in one genomic region:
- a CDS encoding hybrid sensor histidine kinase/response regulator yields the protein METQTKTILVIEDEEFILSNMVELLEAEGFNAIGADNGLTGLELAQKHQPDLIICDIMMPKLNGYDVLAELRREFKTSTIPLIFLTAKADRQEIRKGMELGADDYLTKPFTREELLAAISSRLIKQAAINQHSQQKLDALRNSITMSLPQELHNPLHGIIALSELLINEHDSLDKDGVLEIGNHIQKNAQRLYKLNQNFLTFAQLEIIATDVESIEELRSHQITNPDTVIKEAAIKQAKEVGREADLHLKLQPQKIKISEVKLRKIVEEVIDNAFKFSPSGTPVTVTNHVDNSKFILEIIDQGKGMNVEQVSNLGAYMQFERKLSDSKGSGLGLSIAKRLVELHNGELKIKSIPGEQTTVRVVLPM from the coding sequence ATGGAAACACAGACAAAAACCATTCTAGTGATCGAAGATGAGGAATTTATCCTAAGTAACATGGTTGAGTTACTAGAAGCGGAAGGATTTAATGCCATTGGTGCAGATAACGGTCTTACTGGTTTAGAACTTGCCCAAAAACATCAACCAGATTTAATTATTTGTGACATTATGATGCCAAAACTTAATGGCTATGATGTCTTGGCAGAATTACGACGAGAATTTAAAACCTCAACCATTCCACTAATTTTCCTGACTGCCAAAGCTGACAGGCAAGAAATCCGTAAAGGCATGGAACTCGGTGCCGACGATTATCTTACTAAACCCTTTACTAGAGAAGAACTTTTAGCAGCAATCTCATCTCGGCTGATCAAGCAGGCTGCCATTAATCAACATTCTCAGCAAAAACTAGATGCCTTACGCAATAGTATTACGATGTCGCTGCCTCAAGAATTACATAATCCTCTTCATGGGATTATTGCTTTGTCAGAATTACTAATTAATGAACATGATTCTTTAGACAAAGACGGAGTTTTAGAAATTGGCAATCATATTCAGAAAAATGCTCAACGTTTATATAAACTGAATCAAAACTTTTTAACCTTTGCTCAACTAGAAATTATTGCCACAGATGTAGAAAGCATCGAAGAACTACGAAGCCACCAAATTACAAATCCTGACACAGTTATTAAAGAAGCTGCTATCAAGCAAGCTAAAGAAGTTGGTAGAGAAGCAGATTTGCATTTAAAATTACAACCGCAAAAAATCAAAATATCGGAAGTTAAACTCAGAAAAATTGTTGAAGAAGTGATTGATAATGCTTTTAAATTTTCTCCTTCTGGAACACCTGTGACTGTTACTAATCATGTTGACAACAGTAAATTTATTTTGGAAATTATCGACCAAGGGAAGGGCATGAATGTAGAGCAAGTTAGTAACTTGGGAGCTTATATGCAATTTGAGCGTAAACTCTCTGATTCAAAAGGTTCAGGTCTAGGTTTGAGCATAGCTAAACGTTTAGTGGAACTACATAATGGAGAGTTAAAAATTAAAAGTATACCAGGTGAGCAAACAACTGTACGAGTTGTTTTACCGATGTAA
- the bchI gene encoding magnesium chelatase ATPase subunit I — protein MSSTASSPSTSRRMVFPFTAIVGQEEMKLALLLNVIDPFIGGVMIMGDRGTGKSTTIRALADLLPEIDVVVNDPFSSHPSDPDLMSDELRQQFLENPQPLPSTKKKVAMVDLPLGATEDRVCGTIDIEKALSEGVKAFEPGLLAKANRGILYVDEVNLLDDHLVDVLLDSAASGWNTVEREGISIRHPARFVLVGSGNPEEGELRPQLLDRFGMHAEIRTVREPALRVQIVEQRAEFDQNPPAFVEKYQPEQIEAQKQIVDAQQLLSSVKMDYDLRVKISEVCSELDVDGLRGDIVTNRAAKALTALEGRQEVTVDDIRRVIALCLRHRLRKDPLESIDSGYKVEKVFSRVFGLELSSEENVAATANGVRPGGR, from the coding sequence GTGAGTTCGACAGCCTCATCGCCCTCCACCTCTCGGCGTATGGTTTTTCCGTTTACTGCCATTGTCGGTCAGGAAGAAATGAAACTGGCTCTGCTGCTAAACGTGATTGATCCTTTTATTGGCGGGGTCATGATCATGGGCGATCGCGGCACTGGTAAATCTACAACCATCCGCGCATTGGCTGATTTATTACCAGAAATTGATGTGGTTGTCAATGACCCATTCAGCAGCCATCCCAGCGACCCCGATTTAATGAGTGATGAACTCAGGCAGCAATTCTTAGAAAATCCGCAGCCATTGCCATCAACCAAGAAAAAAGTAGCAATGGTTGACTTACCTCTAGGTGCTACAGAAGACCGAGTTTGCGGCACAATTGACATCGAAAAAGCATTATCTGAAGGTGTTAAAGCCTTTGAGCCAGGATTGTTAGCTAAAGCTAATCGTGGCATTTTGTATGTAGACGAAGTTAACCTCCTCGACGATCACCTAGTAGACGTACTCCTCGACTCCGCAGCTAGTGGATGGAACACAGTTGAACGCGAAGGTATATCCATTCGCCACCCTGCCCGCTTTGTGCTTGTTGGTTCTGGCAACCCCGAAGAAGGCGAACTTCGTCCCCAATTGCTAGACCGCTTTGGGATGCACGCCGAAATTCGTACTGTAAGAGAACCAGCTTTAAGAGTACAAATTGTCGAACAAAGAGCAGAATTTGACCAAAATCCCCCAGCTTTTGTTGAAAAATACCAGCCTGAGCAAATAGAAGCACAAAAACAGATTGTAGACGCGCAACAACTTTTGTCATCTGTGAAGATGGATTACGATTTGCGGGTGAAAATATCAGAAGTTTGTTCAGAATTGGATGTTGATGGTTTACGGGGCGACATCGTTACCAACCGTGCAGCTAAAGCTTTAACTGCACTAGAAGGCAGACAAGAAGTAACAGTAGACGATATCCGCCGAGTCATCGCTTTATGCCTGCGCCATCGCCTGCGGAAAGATCCTTTAGAATCAATTGATTCAGGATACAAGGTAGAAAAAGTTTTCAGCCGCGTATTCGGATTAGAACTATCCTCAGAAGAAAATGTTGCTGCAACAGCAAATGGAGTCCGTCCAGGCGGGCGTTAA
- a CDS encoding ABC transporter ATP-binding protein, with amino-acid sequence MTEPLIELKGISKSFGNNVILDNVDLTIERGDSLGIIGPSGTGKSTILRIIAGLLAPDAGEIYIQGQLRQGLIEDAEDPIFIGMVFQQAALFDSLTVEENVGFLLLQHSTLSRREIKQLAEEKLAMVGLGKIGDRYPAELSGGMRKRVSFARAIMSNPQNPRYTPEVLLYDEPTAGLDPIASTVIEDLVRDLQRAEGGCSTYLMVTHQDSTIRRTTDKVVFLYQGKVQWQGKISDIDATENPLVRQFFSASVDGPIQVIG; translated from the coding sequence ATGACTGAGCCTTTAATTGAACTTAAGGGAATTTCTAAATCCTTTGGCAATAATGTCATTTTGGATAACGTTGATCTAACTATAGAGCGTGGTGATTCACTAGGAATAATTGGACCTTCTGGGACAGGCAAATCAACAATTTTGCGAATAATAGCTGGATTGCTTGCACCCGATGCTGGCGAAATTTATATTCAAGGACAGCTACGACAAGGATTAATTGAGGATGCGGAAGATCCAATTTTTATTGGGATGGTGTTTCAGCAAGCAGCTTTATTTGATTCTTTGACAGTAGAAGAAAATGTGGGCTTTTTGTTGCTTCAGCATTCAACCTTATCCCGCCGTGAAATTAAACAATTAGCGGAAGAAAAGCTGGCAATGGTAGGGTTGGGGAAGATAGGCGATCGCTATCCAGCAGAATTATCAGGTGGGATGCGTAAACGGGTAAGTTTTGCCCGTGCGATCATGTCTAACCCCCAAAATCCCCGATACACCCCAGAAGTTTTACTATATGATGAGCCAACAGCAGGACTTGATCCGATCGCATCAACTGTAATTGAAGATTTAGTGCGCGATTTACAGCGTGCTGAAGGCGGTTGTAGCACCTACCTGATGGTGACTCACCAAGATAGCACTATTCGCCGCACTACTGACAAAGTGGTATTTCTCTATCAGGGAAAAGTGCAGTGGCAAGGCAAAATTAGTGATATTGATGCCACAGAGAATCCTTTAGTGAGGCAATTTTTTAGTGCTAGTGTCGATGGACCTATACAAGTAATTGGTTAA
- a CDS encoding MlaD family protein, with amino-acid sequence MRSRTVREGSVGLLILLGLSLFGGLVLWLRGFSPGNRTFTAFAVFGDVAGIQTGATVRYRGVNVGKVAAINPGANGVELKMEIAPADLLIPRDVVVEASQSGLIGETYIDIVPLKPIPPGIEIAKPLTPQCKTQQIIVCDQTRLPQGQLGVSTDELIRTTTRLATIYTEPAFVNNLNAAIRNTAVAAGEVAKLSRDFSSLSGSLKQEIKTFSGAANSVSNAANQTSYQVGLLTNRFGGTADQFGNTANELSRTAAQFNQLGQSVNSLVVENRSTLVSTLNNLSQASEQLRGSVGGLRPTLLQVNSTFQKINSEKLLRNLETLSDNAAAASANAAQASANLRDLSSNLNDPKNRLVLQQTLDSARATFENTQKITSDLDDLTGDPAFRSNLKNLVNGLGNLVSSTQQLQQQVEMAQVLEPVSDSLKKAAAKNSVTNTKASETAQELKPVIAETEVKSVP; translated from the coding sequence ATGCGATCGCGAACAGTGCGAGAAGGTTCTGTTGGTTTATTAATCCTACTAGGACTGTCTTTATTTGGTGGTTTAGTTTTATGGTTGCGGGGTTTTAGTCCAGGCAACCGTACATTTACAGCCTTTGCGGTTTTTGGCGACGTTGCTGGCATACAGACGGGCGCAACAGTTCGTTATCGTGGCGTAAATGTTGGAAAAGTTGCCGCAATTAATCCTGGGGCTAACGGTGTTGAATTGAAAATGGAAATTGCACCTGCTGACCTATTAATTCCCCGCGATGTTGTAGTTGAAGCAAGTCAATCTGGACTTATCGGTGAAACCTATATTGATATTGTCCCATTGAAACCTATACCACCAGGTATAGAAATTGCCAAACCTCTTACTCCCCAATGTAAAACTCAGCAAATAATTGTTTGCGATCAAACTCGTTTGCCACAAGGTCAACTTGGTGTTAGTACCGATGAACTGATTCGCACCACCACCCGCCTAGCAACAATTTATACTGAACCAGCGTTTGTCAACAACCTCAACGCGGCAATTAGAAACACAGCAGTTGCAGCAGGTGAGGTAGCTAAACTCAGCCGCGACTTCTCTAGCTTATCTGGTTCACTAAAACAAGAGATAAAAACCTTCTCAGGCGCAGCTAACTCCGTCAGTAATGCAGCTAATCAGACATCCTATCAAGTTGGTCTTCTTACCAATAGATTCGGTGGCACAGCCGATCAATTTGGTAATACAGCTAATGAATTGAGCCGAACTGCGGCTCAATTTAATCAACTTGGTCAATCAGTCAATAGCTTAGTAGTAGAAAACCGCTCTACTTTAGTTAGTACATTAAACAACTTGAGCCAAGCTAGTGAACAGCTACGTGGTAGCGTAGGCGGATTAAGACCAACACTGTTGCAAGTTAACTCAACATTTCAAAAAATTAACTCAGAAAAACTACTGCGGAACCTAGAAACCTTATCTGATAACGCCGCCGCCGCTTCCGCCAATGCAGCCCAAGCCTCAGCTAACTTGCGCGACCTTTCTAGCAACCTCAATGACCCTAAAAATCGCTTAGTATTACAGCAAACTCTAGACTCTGCTAGAGCAACATTTGAAAACACCCAAAAAATCACTTCTGACCTTGACGACCTCACCGGAGACCCTGCTTTCCGTAGTAATTTGAAAAATTTAGTCAATGGGCTGGGTAATTTAGTATCTTCGACACAGCAACTACAACAGCAGGTAGAAATGGCTCAAGTATTAGAACCAGTCAGTGATAGCCTCAAGAAAGCAGCAGCAAAAAATAGCGTTACCAACACAAAGGCATCAGAAACCGCGCAAGAGTTAAAACCTGTTATAGCCGAGACGGAGGTTAAATCTGTTCCTTAA
- a CDS encoding retropepsin-like aspartic protease family protein: MWKSAWRGGIAIFLSGSLGLVTAGCSTEDDASTASQSPTPAPATAANSAIVGSKTATLVKSSALTGADTYFPALDKATAALTISESASCADDWLLVAAQWREAIKLLKSVPVGSRNHDRASKMIAQYQQKLADAQKQAATPPKPKVVATASINLPTTNTKSNSSFFTIPIARRESGVPVIEATFNGKHKFAMLLDTGASYTVITKAMAQKLAVAVVGSSRAKTGNGVTNLSVGMVKSLQVGGGVLKNLPVWIGQPDLEIGVVGQDFFSSYDMTIRQNVVEFQQRAQKSNSVSYFGADSQ; this comes from the coding sequence ATGTGGAAATCTGCTTGGCGTGGTGGCATAGCAATTTTTCTCTCAGGCAGCTTAGGGTTGGTTACTGCGGGCTGTAGCACTGAAGATGATGCCAGCACTGCCAGCCAATCACCGACTCCTGCACCAGCAACTGCTGCTAATTCTGCTATTGTCGGATCTAAAACTGCAACATTAGTCAAGTCATCAGCATTAACAGGCGCTGATACATACTTTCCGGCACTTGATAAAGCAACTGCTGCTTTAACTATCTCTGAGTCTGCTTCATGCGCCGATGATTGGCTATTAGTCGCGGCTCAATGGCGGGAGGCAATTAAGTTGTTAAAATCTGTACCTGTTGGCAGCCGTAACCATGACCGTGCCTCGAAAATGATTGCTCAGTATCAGCAAAAATTAGCTGATGCTCAGAAACAAGCCGCGACTCCTCCTAAGCCAAAAGTTGTTGCAACTGCAAGCATTAACCTACCAACTACGAATACGAAATCAAATTCAAGTTTTTTCACTATACCGATCGCACGTAGAGAATCAGGAGTTCCTGTAATCGAAGCTACCTTTAATGGTAAACATAAGTTTGCCATGTTGTTAGATACCGGAGCCAGTTATACAGTCATAACCAAAGCAATGGCGCAGAAACTAGCAGTAGCAGTTGTTGGTAGTTCTCGCGCCAAAACAGGTAATGGGGTAACAAATTTATCGGTAGGAATGGTTAAATCTCTTCAAGTAGGCGGGGGCGTATTAAAAAATCTCCCTGTATGGATAGGACAGCCAGACCTAGAAATAGGAGTGGTTGGACAAGATTTTTTTAGCAGCTATGACATGACGATTAGACAAAATGTAGTAGAGTTTCAGCAACGCGCACAGAAAAGTAATTCTGTTAGTTACTTTGGTGCTGACTCTCAATAA
- a CDS encoding DUF3288 family protein, whose protein sequence is MSSTTGNRDQQHPQYQRDREIVNKLLEGEPDDYNLAELARLKIRYCDFPGARDIQQDFETVLQKWQLTEAELFEKTRQLHSVTQVYKVRNNQQEQEDWT, encoded by the coding sequence ATGAGTTCAACAACAGGAAATAGAGATCAGCAGCACCCTCAATATCAGCGCGATCGCGAAATCGTTAACAAACTTTTGGAAGGTGAGCCAGATGATTATAACTTGGCAGAACTTGCACGACTGAAAATCCGCTATTGTGATTTTCCTGGCGCGAGAGATATTCAGCAAGACTTTGAAACTGTTCTGCAAAAGTGGCAATTAACAGAAGCAGAACTGTTTGAAAAAACTCGTCAGCTACATAGCGTTACTCAAGTGTATAAAGTCCGTAACAATCAACAAGAACAAGAAGATTGGACTTAA
- a CDS encoding ArsR/SmtB family transcription factor gives MLKPSPQALAPVAEFFKVLSEVSRLQVLCCLKLGAKNVTEIIAATGLGQANVSKHLKVLTQAGMVTRQPQGISVFYEIADPIIFDLCELVCDRLAIQLEEQAQHLEELKNLRERT, from the coding sequence ATGCTAAAGCCGTCTCCTCAAGCCCTGGCTCCGGTTGCCGAGTTTTTCAAAGTGTTATCTGAAGTGAGTCGGCTGCAAGTTTTGTGTTGTCTGAAATTAGGAGCTAAAAATGTCACAGAAATTATCGCAGCAACGGGATTGGGACAAGCGAACGTTTCCAAGCATCTCAAGGTGCTAACCCAAGCTGGGATGGTGACTCGTCAGCCACAAGGAATCAGTGTTTTTTATGAAATTGCCGATCCGATTATCTTTGATTTATGTGAACTGGTGTGCGATCGCTTGGCAATTCAACTAGAGGAACAAGCTCAACATCTAGAGGAACTTAAAAACCTGCGCGAGCGAACTTGA
- a CDS encoding beta-lactamase hydrolase domain-containing protein yields MENVKKINSELSVAGQVKPEQLQQAATEGYKSVLNLRSPDEEGFMHDEQQHAESAGLQYVNIPVKPDGMTDELTDQVLGQIDQLPKPALIHCASSMRAGAMAFMSVATREGMTAEQVFEKANEAGFDCDSQPQMKQFLESYVSKNSRTV; encoded by the coding sequence ATGGAAAACGTTAAAAAGATTAACTCCGAGCTATCTGTAGCCGGACAGGTAAAACCAGAGCAGTTGCAACAAGCTGCTACAGAGGGATACAAGTCTGTACTGAATTTGCGATCGCCTGATGAGGAAGGATTCATGCACGATGAGCAGCAACACGCAGAATCCGCAGGATTGCAATATGTCAACATTCCAGTCAAGCCAGACGGGATGACAGACGAGTTGACCGATCAAGTTTTAGGGCAAATCGATCAACTACCAAAACCCGCGCTGATTCATTGTGCGAGTTCAATGCGTGCAGGTGCAATGGCATTTATGAGCGTAGCAACGCGAGAAGGTATGACAGCAGAGCAAGTCTTTGAGAAAGCAAATGAAGCTGGCTTTGACTGTGATTCTCAGCCACAGATGAAGCAATTCTTGGAGAGTTACGTTTCTAAAAACTCAAGAACAGTTTAA
- a CDS encoding MBL fold metallo-hydrolase: MALVLEQINVEGLAHLSYLIGDDKAGVVAVLDPRRDVDIYIQRAREIGVRITHIIETHIHADFVSGSHELKARTNALIYGGKSDDYQFDLEQLNEGDELEIGNVTLRALHTPGHTPEHTSLLIFDAKQGKEPFAIFTGDFLFNLDVGRPDLIGGGTEKKLAAQIYHSLFDKLVPLGDRLEIYPSHGAGSSCGKSIGDRRQSTIGNERIFSPVFKQRTEAEFVEWVLGEMPEPPTHYSRLKKVNAKGAKVLGDVPILPPLSPQDFHQLMQDENTVVIDTRSILAFGGGHIPGAINIALRPEFPNWIGWMINPEKKILLVLESERGISLASQQLFRIGYDNIAGYLHDGMTSWQNAGLPLKHLGEWTVQELNQQKDHPDVTVLDVRGDDEFKNGNVPGAKHIYVPHLEEHLDQLDKNQTIATYCGSGYRASIAASLLQKHGFEKVVNVPGSWIAWSAANLPVEKNH, encoded by the coding sequence ATGGCATTAGTTTTAGAGCAAATAAATGTTGAAGGATTAGCCCACTTATCCTATCTGATTGGTGACGATAAAGCAGGGGTAGTAGCAGTGCTTGACCCCCGCCGCGATGTAGATATTTATATCCAAAGAGCCAGAGAAATAGGTGTAAGAATTACCCACATTATCGAGACTCATATTCATGCGGATTTTGTATCAGGTTCACACGAACTAAAAGCGAGAACAAATGCACTGATCTATGGTGGAAAAAGTGATGACTATCAATTTGATTTAGAGCAGCTAAATGAGGGCGATGAATTAGAAATTGGTAACGTTACCCTTCGCGCACTACATACCCCTGGACATACGCCAGAACACACCTCGCTGCTAATTTTTGACGCAAAACAGGGCAAGGAACCATTTGCTATATTTACTGGTGACTTTTTGTTTAACTTGGATGTAGGAAGACCAGATTTAATAGGTGGTGGAACGGAGAAGAAACTAGCAGCACAAATCTATCATTCATTGTTTGATAAACTCGTCCCGTTAGGCGATCGCCTAGAAATTTATCCTTCTCACGGTGCGGGTTCATCCTGTGGTAAATCAATCGGCGATCGGCGACAAAGTACCATTGGTAATGAACGAATTTTTAGCCCAGTATTTAAACAGCGTACCGAAGCCGAATTTGTCGAATGGGTATTAGGTGAAATGCCAGAACCACCCACACACTACTCACGTTTAAAGAAAGTAAATGCCAAAGGTGCAAAAGTATTAGGTGATGTACCAATTTTACCGCCATTGTCGCCTCAAGATTTTCACCAGTTGATGCAAGATGAAAACACAGTAGTAATTGATACCCGTTCAATTCTTGCTTTTGGTGGCGGACATATACCAGGCGCAATTAACATCGCTTTGCGTCCAGAATTTCCTAACTGGATAGGTTGGATGATTAACCCAGAAAAGAAAATTTTACTGGTGCTAGAAAGTGAACGGGGTATTAGTTTAGCTTCTCAGCAATTATTCCGAATTGGCTATGACAATATTGCTGGTTATCTTCACGATGGCATGACAAGTTGGCAGAATGCAGGGTTGCCTTTAAAACATCTCGGTGAATGGACTGTGCAGGAGTTAAACCAGCAGAAAGATCATCCTGATGTGACGGTGCTAGATGTACGTGGAGATGATGAGTTTAAAAATGGTAATGTGCCTGGTGCTAAACACATTTACGTGCCGCATTTAGAAGAACATTTAGATCAGTTAGACAAAAATCAAACTATTGCAACTTACTGTGGCAGTGGTTATCGCGCTTCCATTGCTGCCAGTTTACTACAAAAACATGGCTTCGAGAAGGTGGTTAATGTTCCTGGTTCGTGGATCGCTTGGAGTGCGGCAAATTTACCTGTAGAAAAAAATCACTAA
- a CDS encoding MBL fold metallo-hydrolase: MLFRQLFDKESSTYTYLLADLTLKEAILIDPVLEKVERDRKLLEELGLSLRYCLETHIHADHITGTAKLREATGCLGVVPDKADNSCADRYIKDGETLQLGSITIEAIATPGHTDSHITYYVNNDRIFTGDALLIRGCGRTDFQGGYAGTLFDSVTQRLFTLPDETLVYPAHDYRGHTVSTIKEEKQWNPRFVGRDRTNFIEFMANLNLPDPKKIMEAVPANEHCGNLVEGQDNKIPKVPELSKQGE; encoded by the coding sequence ATGCTATTCCGTCAATTGTTTGATAAAGAATCAAGTACATATACATATTTACTTGCAGATTTAACGCTCAAAGAAGCAATTTTAATCGATCCGGTGCTAGAAAAAGTTGAACGCGATCGCAAACTACTCGAAGAATTAGGTTTATCTTTACGCTACTGCTTAGAAACCCATATTCATGCTGACCATATTACAGGTACAGCCAAACTCCGAGAAGCGACTGGATGTTTAGGGGTTGTTCCAGACAAAGCTGATAACAGTTGTGCAGATCGTTACATTAAAGACGGAGAAACTCTGCAATTAGGTAGCATTACAATTGAAGCGATCGCTACTCCTGGTCATACAGATAGCCATATAACTTATTACGTCAATAATGACCGAATATTTACAGGAGATGCACTACTTATCCGAGGTTGTGGACGTACCGATTTTCAGGGTGGTTATGCAGGAACTTTATTCGACTCGGTAACGCAACGGTTATTTACTTTACCCGATGAAACCCTGGTATATCCAGCCCACGATTATCGAGGTCATACAGTATCCACAATTAAAGAAGAAAAGCAGTGGAATCCGCGATTTGTGGGGCGTGATCGCACTAATTTTATTGAATTTATGGCTAACTTGAATCTCCCCGATCCGAAAAAGATTATGGAAGCAGTTCCAGCTAACGAACATTGTGGCAATTTGGTTGAGGGGCAAGATAACAAAATTCCTAAAGTTCCTGAATTAAGCAAACAGGGCGAATAA
- a CDS encoding sulfite exporter TauE/SafE family protein, with the protein MIIWIVGHILAACIGISLGLIGGGGSVLAVPILVYIMGVSPKPAIAMTLFIVGFVSLLGVIPYWKKGNVNLKTAFMFGAATMLGAFVGAKIANLPFITGTIQMILFALMMLVAAGFMIYKSFKPTAQPANSELDLNLYPQPICKYCWLWMISEGLGVGVLTGLVGVGGGFAIVPALVLLGNTPIKEAIGTSLLIITLNSVAGFLGYLGSVPLDWNLMATFTLAASLGTFGGAYLSQFIQPKQLQRGFGYFLLIVASFILFQNRSKIYSFQSTGGQILQQAQHEHTAKFIGSHLRSKK; encoded by the coding sequence ATGATTATTTGGATTGTTGGTCATATCCTCGCTGCTTGTATTGGGATTAGCTTAGGGTTAATTGGCGGTGGTGGATCAGTTTTAGCAGTACCAATTCTGGTTTACATCATGGGGGTTTCACCAAAACCTGCGATCGCCATGACTTTATTTATCGTGGGATTTGTGAGTCTCCTCGGTGTTATCCCCTACTGGAAGAAAGGAAATGTTAACCTAAAAACCGCTTTTATGTTTGGTGCTGCCACAATGTTAGGCGCTTTTGTCGGAGCAAAAATTGCCAATCTGCCTTTTATTACTGGCACAATCCAGATGATTTTGTTTGCCTTAATGATGCTGGTGGCGGCAGGATTTATGATTTATAAAAGTTTTAAACCAACGGCTCAACCTGCTAATAGTGAGCTTGATTTGAACCTTTATCCTCAACCAATTTGCAAATATTGTTGGCTGTGGATGATTAGTGAAGGGTTAGGCGTAGGTGTATTAACTGGATTAGTTGGAGTTGGAGGAGGATTTGCGATTGTACCTGCACTCGTCTTGTTAGGAAATACGCCAATTAAAGAAGCGATCGGTACATCATTATTAATTATTACTCTTAATTCTGTAGCTGGATTTTTGGGTTATTTGGGTAGCGTTCCCCTGGACTGGAATCTCATGGCAACATTTACACTAGCAGCTAGTTTAGGAACTTTTGGGGGTGCTTATTTATCTCAGTTTATTCAACCTAAGCAACTACAGCGAGGATTTGGTTATTTTCTACTCATCGTAGCCAGTTTTATTTTGTTCCAAAATCGCAGTAAAATTTACTCATTTCAGTCAACTGGAGGACAGATTTTGCAACAAGCACAGCATGAACATACGGCTAAGTTTATCGGCTCACATCTGCGATCAAAAAAGTGA